In Phenylobacterium zucineum HLK1, one DNA window encodes the following:
- a CDS encoding thiolase domain-containing protein: MSIRGQAYVMGAFEHPTRDAPEKTTAQLHAESARGALADAGLSFADVDGYFCAGDAPGFGGLSMVDYMGLRNVRHLDSTEMGGSSYIAHVGHAAQAIAAGKCRVALITLAGRPRNGGNRPGASMRPGGGGTGLSDGPPEAGFEHIYGGSTHNTYGMAAMRHMHEYGTTSEQLAWIKVAASHHAQWNEHAFLKNVVTVEEVVNSRMISDPLHLLDCCVVTDGGGALVVTSPEIAKSLNRPKVRVLGAGEAPKGQMGGDLDLTYSGAVWSGPRAFEEAGVTPADIKYASIYDSFTITVLIQLEDLGFCAKGEGGRFVADGNLISGVGKLPFNTDGGGLCNNHPTNRGGMTKVIEAVRQLRGEAHPKVQAPNCDLAIAHGTGGSLGIRHGSATVILEREA, translated from the coding sequence GCACCCCACGCGCGATGCGCCGGAAAAGACCACCGCACAGCTGCACGCCGAGAGCGCCCGCGGCGCCCTGGCGGACGCCGGCCTCTCGTTCGCGGACGTCGACGGCTATTTCTGCGCAGGCGACGCCCCTGGGTTCGGCGGCCTGTCGATGGTCGACTACATGGGCCTGCGCAACGTCCGGCACCTGGACTCCACCGAGATGGGCGGCTCGTCCTACATCGCCCACGTGGGGCACGCGGCCCAGGCGATCGCGGCGGGCAAGTGCAGGGTCGCGCTGATCACCCTGGCCGGGCGGCCGCGCAACGGCGGCAACCGGCCCGGCGCGAGCATGCGGCCCGGCGGCGGCGGAACGGGGCTGTCGGACGGCCCGCCCGAAGCCGGCTTCGAGCACATCTACGGCGGCTCGACCCACAACACCTACGGCATGGCCGCCATGCGCCACATGCACGAGTACGGCACGACCTCGGAACAGCTCGCCTGGATCAAGGTGGCCGCCAGCCACCACGCCCAGTGGAACGAGCACGCCTTCCTGAAGAACGTGGTCACCGTCGAGGAGGTGGTGAACTCGCGGATGATCTCGGATCCGCTGCACCTCCTGGACTGCTGCGTCGTCACCGACGGCGGCGGCGCCCTGGTGGTGACCAGCCCCGAGATCGCGAAGAGCCTGAACCGGCCGAAGGTGCGCGTGCTGGGCGCCGGCGAGGCGCCGAAGGGGCAGATGGGCGGGGACCTCGACCTGACCTATTCGGGGGCGGTGTGGTCGGGGCCGCGGGCGTTCGAGGAGGCCGGCGTCACGCCCGCCGACATCAAGTACGCCTCGATCTACGACAGCTTCACCATCACGGTGCTGATCCAGCTGGAGGACCTGGGCTTCTGCGCCAAGGGCGAGGGCGGCCGGTTCGTGGCCGACGGAAACCTGATCTCCGGCGTCGGCAAGCTGCCCTTCAACACCGACGGCGGCGGCCTGTGCAACAACCACCCCACCAACCGCGGCGGCATGACCAAGGTGATCGAGGCCGTGCGCCAACTGCGCGGCGAGGCTCATCCGAAGGTGCAGGCGCCGAACTGCGACCTGGCCATCGCCCACGGCACCGGCGGCTCGCTGGGGATCCGCCACGGCTCCGCGACCGTGATCCTGGAACGGGAGGCTTGA